CGTCCTCGGCATCATGGCCACGGACCGTTTTGGCCGGCTGTCCGAGACGGACATGGCCACCGCGCACCAGATCTCCGGCTACGTGACGTTGGGCGCGGTGTCGGCCGGCGTCTTCACACTGTTCTTCTGAAGCGCATGCCTTTCGTAGTGGTTCCCTGGAGGTTGACGTGATTGCTCGACGAATCGCCCTGATCGCCACCCTGGTGCTCGCGCTGCCCGCAGTCGCGCAGTCGCAGGCCCGCACGTATAGCGTCAAGAAGGACGCCAGTTCGCTCACCTACAAGCTCAAGCACAAGCTGCATGAGGTGGTGGGCAAGGCGCAGCCCAGCGACGGCAAGGCCCGCCTGCTGCCGGACGGAACGCTCCAGGTGGCGGTGCGCGCCAACGTGAAGGACTTCGATTCGGGCAACGCCAACCGCGACGCGCACATGCTGGAGACGACGGACGCGGCCAGGTTTCCCATCATCGACTTCAAGGGCGTGGCCACCGGCGTGAAGCCGCCCACCAGCTTCCCGGCGAAGGTGCCGGTGAAGGTGAAGGGCCAGCTGACGTTCCACGGCGTGAAGAAGACCGTGGAGATTCCGATGACGGTGCTGTTCAAGTCGGAGAAGCAGGCGGTGGCCGAGGGTAGCTTCGACATCAGCCTGGATGCCTACAACGTCAACCGCCCGTCGCTGTTGATGGTGAAGGTGGACGACGTCCTGGTGCTGGAGCCCAAGCTGGTATTCGAGGTGGAGGGTACGTGAGTTCGACGCGACGAGGATTCCTCAAGGGCATTCTGGGAACAGGCGCGGCGAGCGCGGCGGCGACGACGCTGCCGGGCTGCGCGCCGGACATCAACCCCGCTCCGGTGACGGACGTCACGGCCAGCGAGCAGGGGACCGTGGACATCCTGGTGTCGCGCTATCCGGATTTGGAGCCCGTGGGCGGCGCGTTGACGGTCCGCGTTTCGGGTGAGCAGGTGCCGCTGCTGGTGGTGCACTCCAAGGACGACGGCGCGCCGAACGACTTCTCCGTGCTGTCGTCGTTGTGCACCCACGTGGGGTGCCCGCTGGGCTTCGACGGCAAGGACGTCATCTGCCCCTGCCACCTGTCGCGCTTCAGCGCCACGGATGGCGCGGTGCTCCAGCGGCCGGCCACCGTGCCGCTGCAGACGTTCGCGGCGGAGTACAACCCGAACACGGGCGTGCTGCGCATCAACCTGCGCGCGGGCCAGAGCGACTTCCCGGCCGCGGTGAACGGGCAGGTGGTGTTCCCGCTCAGCCAGTTTCCCCAGCTGCGTGACGTGGGCGGCTCG
This portion of the Myxococcus xanthus genome encodes:
- a CDS encoding YceI family protein; this translates as MIARRIALIATLVLALPAVAQSQARTYSVKKDASSLTYKLKHKLHEVVGKAQPSDGKARLLPDGTLQVAVRANVKDFDSGNANRDAHMLETTDAARFPIIDFKGVATGVKPPTSFPAKVPVKVKGQLTFHGVKKTVEIPMTVLFKSEKQAVAEGSFDISLDAYNVNRPSLLMVKVDDVLVLEPKLVFEVEGT
- a CDS encoding ubiquinol-cytochrome c reductase iron-sulfur subunit; its protein translation is MSSTRRGFLKGILGTGAASAAATTLPGCAPDINPAPVTDVTASEQGTVDILVSRYPDLEPVGGALTVRVSGEQVPLLVVHSKDDGAPNDFSVLSSLCTHVGCPLGFDGKDVICPCHLSRFSATDGAVLQRPATVPLQTFAAEYNPNTGVLRINLRAGQSDFPAAVNGQVVFPLSQFPQLRDVGGSVTGVPSGYGKRIFVFRLQDGALSAVDSVCTHAFCEVNYREQEADLFCACHASIFTRDGAVTQGPATRPLKKFTVSETGDSVVLTGVA